A region of Natribaculum luteum DNA encodes the following proteins:
- a CDS encoding M42 family metallopeptidase: MDDAGFDFELLAELTEERGVPGYEDRIRELVRREFADSVDRVRTDAMGNVVGTIESRADTEDGDYSVVVAAHMDEIGFMVRHVRGDDDGGYGFLELDPLGGWDARVLKAQRVTVHTDDGDLPGVIGSPPPHTLDEEEREKTPDVEDVYVDLGLPADEARDRVSPGDLVTMDQTTERVGETVTGKALDDRICLFAMLEAARRIEAPDVTIHFAATVQEEVGLRGARALGVDVDPDLAIALDVTVANDVPEFDEGEYVTALGDGTAIKLKDSSVITNPKVHRRLRDVAEAEEIDHQFEVLPAGGTDTAGFQHTHGAKPVGALSIPTRYLHTVTETAHVDDVAATIDLLEAFLESEDGGFDYTL; encoded by the coding sequence ATGGACGACGCAGGGTTCGATTTCGAATTACTCGCAGAGCTAACTGAAGAACGCGGCGTTCCTGGGTACGAGGATCGTATCCGCGAACTCGTCCGTCGCGAGTTCGCAGACAGCGTCGACCGGGTTCGCACCGACGCGATGGGGAACGTAGTCGGGACCATCGAATCGCGGGCCGACACCGAAGACGGGGACTACTCCGTCGTCGTCGCCGCGCACATGGACGAGATTGGCTTCATGGTCCGCCACGTTCGCGGCGACGACGACGGCGGCTACGGCTTTCTCGAGCTCGACCCGCTCGGCGGGTGGGACGCACGCGTCCTGAAAGCCCAGCGCGTCACCGTCCACACGGACGACGGCGACCTGCCGGGTGTCATCGGCTCGCCACCGCCACACACCTTGGACGAGGAGGAACGCGAGAAGACGCCCGACGTGGAGGACGTCTACGTCGACCTCGGACTGCCGGCCGACGAGGCCAGAGACCGGGTGTCGCCGGGCGACCTCGTGACGATGGACCAGACCACCGAACGCGTCGGTGAGACCGTCACGGGCAAGGCGCTCGACGATCGAATCTGTCTGTTCGCGATGCTCGAGGCTGCCCGTCGGATCGAAGCGCCGGATGTGACGATTCACTTCGCCGCGACGGTCCAGGAGGAAGTCGGCCTCCGCGGTGCCCGCGCGCTCGGCGTCGACGTCGATCCCGATCTCGCGATCGCCCTCGACGTCACCGTCGCCAACGACGTCCCCGAGTTCGATGAAGGCGAGTACGTCACCGCACTCGGTGACGGAACGGCGATCAAGCTCAAAGACTCGAGCGTCATCACGAACCCCAAAGTCCACCGTCGGCTCCGCGACGTGGCCGAGGCGGAGGAAATCGACCACCAGTTCGAGGTGCTCCCCGCGGGCGGCACCGACACCGCGGGGTTCCAGCATACCCACGGGGCAAAGCCCGTCGGCGCGCTCTCGATCCCGACGCGGTACCTCCACACCGTCACCGAGACCGCCCACGTCGACGACGTCGCCGCGACGATCGACTTACTCGAGGCGTTCCTCGAGAGCGAAGACGGCGGGTTCGACTACACGCTCTAG
- a CDS encoding NAD(P)/FAD-dependent oxidoreductase, protein MYDVLIVGGGVAGLAASIFTARTGLETLVVDGRRPNASTEDRPSDGESILARNASLENYPGLPAGFDARRYLQLTREQATDAGASFEPGRVTSVDPSGDGFVVSTDAGESLETRRVVAASWPDSSYLESLEVEREQRGSKHVVDVDAAGRTAVDGVYAAGRIAGEPHQAIVAAGHGSKVALAVVHDADVPFYHDWIAPEGYFTGRDREVPPGCAEIDDDERRARDERARETMLERLAEPLDATPTMHPSVDDDT, encoded by the coding sequence ATGTACGACGTACTGATCGTCGGCGGCGGCGTCGCCGGACTCGCCGCCTCGATCTTCACTGCCCGCACGGGACTCGAGACGCTCGTCGTCGACGGGCGGCGGCCGAACGCCTCGACAGAAGACCGACCGAGTGACGGCGAATCCATCCTCGCGCGAAACGCCAGTCTCGAGAACTATCCTGGCCTCCCCGCCGGATTCGACGCTCGCCGCTACCTGCAGCTGACCCGCGAGCAGGCGACGGACGCCGGCGCGTCGTTCGAACCCGGCCGCGTTACGTCGGTCGACCCGTCCGGGGACGGTTTCGTCGTCTCGACGGACGCTGGCGAGTCGCTCGAGACGCGGCGCGTAGTCGCTGCCTCGTGGCCGGACAGTTCGTACCTGGAATCGCTCGAGGTCGAGCGAGAACAGCGCGGGAGCAAGCACGTCGTCGACGTCGACGCGGCGGGTCGGACGGCAGTCGACGGCGTCTACGCCGCGGGTCGGATCGCGGGCGAACCCCACCAGGCGATCGTCGCGGCCGGCCACGGCTCGAAAGTCGCCCTCGCAGTCGTCCACGACGCCGACGTCCCGTTCTACCACGACTGGATCGCACCCGAGGGCTACTTCACCGGCCGCGATCGCGAGGTGCCGCCTGGCTGTGCGGAGATCGACGACGACGAACGCCGCGCACGCGACGAGCGAGCGCGCGAAACGATGCTCGAGCGACTCGCCGAGCCACTCGACGCGACACCGACGATGCACCCGAGCGTCGACGACGATACCTGA
- a CDS encoding SRPBCC family protein, whose protein sequence is MDRILVSTVVYRAPEEIFPYLESFTDYPRYADHLESVTRRDGSDGVRYDLRLTWWKLSYTARSEVTDVTPPTSLEWRLVKDIDARGEWRVEPEPESAPAGEETASRIYFEAVYDPHSADKDVVSLPLFVSFGWVVEKIKPRLLAEAKRVVQRLVADIEGESRQVELTLHETP, encoded by the coding sequence GTGGACAGGATTCTCGTCAGCACCGTCGTCTATCGCGCTCCCGAGGAGATCTTCCCGTATCTCGAGTCGTTTACCGACTATCCGCGCTACGCCGACCACCTCGAGTCGGTCACGAGACGCGACGGGAGCGACGGCGTCCGGTACGACCTCCGGTTGACCTGGTGGAAGCTCAGCTACACCGCCCGATCGGAAGTGACCGACGTGACTCCGCCGACGTCGCTCGAGTGGCGACTGGTCAAAGACATCGACGCGCGTGGCGAGTGGCGCGTCGAACCCGAACCCGAATCGGCCCCGGCGGGCGAGGAGACGGCGAGTCGAATCTACTTCGAGGCGGTCTACGACCCACACTCGGCGGATAAAGACGTCGTCTCGCTCCCCCTGTTCGTCTCGTTTGGCTGGGTGGTCGAGAAGATCAAACCACGGCTACTGGCCGAGGCCAAACGCGTCGTCCAGCGACTGGTCGCAGACATCGAGGGCGAGTCACGCCAGGTCGAGTTGACGCTCCACGAGACACCCTGA
- a CDS encoding HD domain-containing protein has product MGVEIKETRVSDAEFEAMERFVFEYLSASVEKEEEGGRMRWYPWHSAEYRHNHILNVVSLAEEIARKEGADVDVTRVAALFHDVAKLEADQEMHAEAGARVAREYLNSHGEYPESFVDQVCRAIEDHSYQGDLRDLPLETQCLIEADLLDKVGANGTALMLLRMGYEARTHMDADEMVDRVMERGIDAASRVRSDTAESIAHQRLKRVRWFREWLEDEIAAFGE; this is encoded by the coding sequence GTGGGTGTCGAAATAAAGGAAACGAGGGTAAGCGACGCCGAGTTCGAGGCGATGGAACGGTTCGTCTTCGAATACCTGTCAGCCAGCGTCGAAAAAGAAGAGGAGGGTGGTCGCATGCGCTGGTACCCGTGGCACTCCGCCGAGTACCGACACAACCACATCCTCAACGTCGTCTCCCTCGCCGAGGAGATTGCACGCAAGGAGGGCGCCGACGTCGACGTCACCCGCGTCGCCGCGCTCTTTCACGACGTCGCGAAACTCGAGGCCGACCAGGAGATGCACGCCGAGGCCGGCGCTCGCGTCGCCCGCGAGTACCTCAACTCCCACGGCGAGTACCCCGAATCGTTCGTCGACCAGGTGTGTCGTGCGATCGAGGACCACTCCTACCAGGGCGACCTGCGGGACCTCCCCCTCGAGACGCAGTGTCTCATCGAGGCCGACCTGCTCGACAAGGTCGGTGCCAACGGTACGGCCCTGATGCTCCTGCGGATGGGCTACGAGGCTCGCACGCACATGGACGCAGACGAGATGGTCGATCGCGTCATGGAACGCGGGATCGACGCCGCCAGCCGCGTCAGAAGCGACACCGCCGAGAGCATCGCCCACCAGCGACTCAAGCGCGTCCGCTGGTTCCGCGAGTGGCTCGAGGACGAAATCGCGGCGTTCGGCGAGTAG
- a CDS encoding alpha/beta fold hydrolase, whose amino-acid sequence MKLRTALTTGVGAVGAAVVGNRLLASRAGDLENPLPGVERTYRWRGMNVAYTVAGDPNDPDVMLVHGLNAAASSYEFEPIVRNLAENYHVIAVDLPGFGRSDRPPLVYDADLYTAFLRAFAGDVTDEPIVIASSLSGSFAATAAADADVDRLVLICPTAETTSDRPWVRTLLRTPVVGTALFNLLASEPSIRLFLDRDGYYDADSVDDEEVDYAWRSAHQPGARFAPASFAAGTLDPDVDLETELAALEIPVTLVWGRDAELVPLRDGRNLAEAADLDLVVVDYATLLPHAEHPEQFLEYLEAELPRATD is encoded by the coding sequence ATGAAGCTCCGTACGGCACTCACGACGGGCGTCGGTGCAGTCGGCGCGGCGGTCGTCGGGAACAGACTGCTCGCCAGCCGGGCCGGCGACCTCGAGAACCCGCTTCCAGGCGTCGAACGGACCTACCGCTGGCGGGGGATGAACGTGGCGTACACGGTTGCCGGAGATCCAAACGACCCCGACGTCATGCTCGTCCACGGGCTCAACGCGGCGGCGAGTAGTTACGAGTTCGAGCCGATCGTCCGGAACCTCGCCGAGAACTACCACGTTATCGCGGTCGACCTCCCCGGATTCGGCCGGTCGGACCGTCCACCGCTCGTCTACGACGCCGACCTCTACACGGCGTTCCTCCGTGCGTTCGCTGGCGACGTGACCGACGAGCCGATCGTGATCGCCTCCTCGCTTTCCGGGTCGTTCGCGGCGACGGCGGCCGCCGACGCCGACGTCGATCGCCTCGTGCTGATCTGTCCGACCGCCGAGACCACGAGCGACCGCCCCTGGGTACGGACGCTCCTCCGGACACCCGTCGTCGGGACGGCGCTTTTCAACCTGCTCGCGAGCGAACCATCGATCCGCCTCTTTCTCGACCGCGACGGCTACTACGACGCCGACAGCGTCGACGACGAGGAAGTCGACTACGCCTGGCGCAGCGCCCACCAGCCGGGCGCGCGCTTCGCCCCCGCATCGTTCGCCGCCGGCACCCTCGACCCCGACGTCGACCTCGAGACCGAACTCGCGGCCCTCGAGATTCCCGTCACGCTCGTCTGGGGTCGCGACGCCGAACTCGTCCCGCTCCGGGACGGCCGCAACCTCGCCGAGGCCGCCGACCTCGACCTCGTCGTCGTCGACTACGCGACGTTGCTTCCCCACGCAGAACACCCCGAACAGTTCCTCGAGTACCTCGAGGCGGAACTGCCTCGAGCGACGGACTAG
- a CDS encoding Zn-ribbon domain-containing OB-fold protein, producing the protein MSDVRDAGFDDWLDALESGDPYYLECPEGHGSLPPRRVCLECGATDLEQRPLPDAGELETFTITHVPTPAFEDDAPYATAVADFGPVRVTGQVVGIDLEEVETGLTVEPDVITSETDGERVVAFRPR; encoded by the coding sequence ATGAGCGACGTCAGAGACGCCGGCTTCGACGACTGGCTCGACGCCCTCGAGTCGGGCGACCCCTACTACCTCGAGTGTCCCGAGGGACACGGCTCGCTGCCGCCGCGTCGGGTCTGTCTCGAGTGTGGGGCGACGGACCTCGAGCAGCGGCCGCTACCGGACGCCGGCGAACTCGAGACGTTCACGATCACCCACGTTCCGACGCCGGCGTTCGAGGACGACGCGCCATACGCCACCGCCGTCGCGGACTTCGGCCCCGTCCGGGTGACAGGCCAGGTCGTCGGGATCGACCTCGAGGAGGTCGAGACCGGCCTGACGGTCGAACCCGACGTGATCACCTCGGAGACCGACGGCGAGCGAGTCGTGGCGTTCCGGCCGCGATAA
- a CDS encoding glutamate-cysteine ligase family protein — translation MLAHNSEPVRRSIEVEYWVIDEEGHLVEPSGHMVAASGTEREFVEPILEIKTTPCETTEGLRAELFKRVGEAIERAATDGKRLVPLATPLNEDRVRELESDRTRIQNQVVGGDFSYVRHCAGTHVHVEQVPGHEADQVNALVALDPALALVNSSPYYQGRHLAAGARSKLYRWMAYDDVPHQGWLWPYIDDTDEWKRRLERRYDEFVVAAADAGINRRTVEFNFEPESAVWTPVQLREEFPTVEWRSPDTSLPSQVVRLADWIATVATHATETTLRIEGKEGRVTENGVVVPTFDAVLGYVNAAIRDGLASASVRSYLERMGFDVDAYHPVTHEIEGRAPVSRDDARRLRLEYADRLEHDVQRADAVRGR, via the coding sequence GTGTTAGCACACAACTCAGAGCCGGTACGACGAAGTATCGAGGTCGAATACTGGGTAATCGACGAGGAGGGCCACCTCGTCGAGCCGAGCGGCCACATGGTGGCGGCGTCGGGCACCGAGCGAGAGTTCGTCGAGCCGATCCTCGAGATCAAGACGACCCCGTGTGAGACGACCGAAGGGTTACGTGCCGAGTTATTCAAACGGGTCGGCGAAGCGATAGAGCGCGCCGCGACAGATGGCAAACGGCTGGTTCCGCTGGCCACGCCGTTGAACGAGGACCGGGTTCGGGAACTGGAGAGCGACCGGACACGAATACAGAATCAAGTCGTCGGTGGGGACTTCTCGTACGTTCGTCACTGCGCGGGAACACACGTCCACGTCGAGCAAGTGCCGGGTCACGAGGCCGACCAGGTAAACGCACTCGTCGCACTCGACCCAGCGCTCGCCCTGGTTAATTCGTCCCCCTACTATCAGGGGCGACACCTGGCGGCCGGTGCCAGGTCGAAGCTCTACCGCTGGATGGCATACGACGACGTTCCACACCAGGGGTGGCTCTGGCCGTACATTGACGATACCGACGAATGGAAACGGCGTCTGGAACGACGCTACGACGAGTTCGTGGTTGCGGCGGCCGATGCCGGGATCAACCGCCGAACCGTCGAGTTCAACTTCGAGCCAGAGAGTGCCGTCTGGACGCCCGTTCAACTCCGCGAGGAGTTTCCGACCGTCGAGTGGCGTTCACCGGATACCTCCCTGCCGAGCCAGGTCGTCCGCCTGGCCGATTGGATCGCGACCGTCGCGACCCACGCCACCGAGACGACGCTGCGAATCGAGGGTAAAGAGGGCCGCGTAACAGAAAACGGCGTCGTTGTCCCGACGTTCGACGCAGTTCTGGGATACGTCAACGCCGCCATCCGCGACGGGCTGGCGTCGGCGTCGGTCAGGTCATATCTCGAACGCATGGGATTCGACGTCGACGCGTACCACCCGGTCACACATGAGATCGAGGGCCGTGCCCCAGTGTCCCGAGACGACGCACGGCGACTCCGGCTGGAATACGCAGATCGGCTCGAACACGACGTGCAACGGGCCGATGCGGTACGTGGCAGATGA
- a CDS encoding plastocyanin/azurin family copper-binding protein translates to MNPLEDDDRLSRRGFLVGTVGVAGATAASSAALAQEGNESDGDTGGNETAGNESEGNESESGGGGGGGGGGPTKTVTLVNYAFEPATESPMQIQPGTTVKFVWETDNHNIAVDSTPDGASWEGHEAIENSPFEYEHTFETEGTYEFHCTPHVGLGMTGTIEVTQDAGGGGGGGEAGPAKLVPDGALTLLIGTVAGMISTLSLVYFFMRYGGEYEE, encoded by the coding sequence ATGAACCCACTCGAGGACGACGACCGACTTTCACGCCGGGGGTTTCTCGTCGGGACCGTCGGCGTTGCTGGTGCGACGGCGGCGAGTTCGGCGGCACTCGCACAGGAAGGAAACGAGAGCGACGGGGACACTGGAGGCAACGAAACGGCAGGGAACGAAAGTGAGGGCAACGAGAGCGAAAGCGGCGGCGGTGGCGGTGGTGGCGGCGGCGGTCCGACCAAGACGGTCACGCTCGTCAACTACGCCTTCGAGCCCGCCACCGAGAGCCCGATGCAGATCCAGCCGGGGACGACGGTGAAGTTCGTCTGGGAAACGGACAACCACAACATCGCCGTCGACAGCACGCCCGATGGTGCCAGCTGGGAGGGCCACGAGGCGATCGAGAATTCACCGTTCGAGTACGAACACACCTTCGAAACCGAGGGCACCTACGAGTTCCACTGCACGCCCCACGTCGGGCTCGGAATGACGGGAACGATCGAGGTCACCCAGGACGCCGGCGGTGGCGGTGGCGGCGGCGAGGCCGGTCCGGCGAAACTCGTCCCCGACGGAGCCCTGACGCTGCTGATCGGGACCGTCGCAGGGATGATCTCGACGCTGTCGCTCGTCTACTTCTTCATGCGCTACGGCGGCGAGTACGAGGAGTAA
- a CDS encoding thiolase domain-containing protein: protein MSDVRVAGVGLTSFGNTPERTGRDLFAEASIEAFDDSGVPRDDVEAVLYGNFMGELSEHQGHQGPLMAEAAGVHAPATRYESACASGGMAVREAVKRVRNGENDVLLVGGTERMTNLGTGGATEALAIAADDLWEVRAGMTFPGAYALMAKAYFEEFGGEHEDLAHIAVKNHENAVPNEKAQYRSEIDVADVLEAPQVASPLGLYDSCPISDGAAALVITSESYAEEHDLDAPVAITGSGQGGDRMALQDREYLARSPAARSAGEEAYADADVTADDVDFAEVHDCFTIAEVLALEALDLESTGEGIAAARDGRTTADGDHPINLSGGLKAKGHPVGATGVSQVAEVTSLLRGDHANSDHVADATTALTHNAGGTVASAVVHVLEVVA, encoded by the coding sequence ATGAGCGACGTACGAGTCGCCGGCGTTGGCCTCACCTCGTTCGGGAATACGCCCGAGCGGACGGGCCGAGACCTCTTCGCAGAGGCGAGTATCGAAGCGTTCGACGATTCCGGGGTCCCTCGAGACGACGTCGAAGCCGTCCTCTACGGGAACTTCATGGGCGAACTGTCGGAACACCAGGGACACCAGGGACCGCTGATGGCGGAGGCCGCGGGCGTCCACGCGCCGGCCACGCGATACGAGTCGGCGTGTGCCTCCGGCGGCATGGCCGTTCGCGAGGCCGTCAAACGCGTCAGAAACGGCGAGAACGACGTGTTGCTCGTCGGCGGGACCGAGCGAATGACCAACCTCGGAACCGGCGGCGCAACCGAAGCGCTCGCGATCGCCGCGGACGACCTCTGGGAGGTCCGCGCTGGCATGACTTTCCCCGGTGCGTACGCGCTGATGGCAAAGGCGTACTTCGAGGAGTTCGGCGGCGAACACGAGGACCTCGCCCACATCGCGGTGAAAAACCACGAGAACGCCGTCCCGAACGAGAAAGCGCAGTACCGCAGCGAGATCGACGTCGCGGACGTCCTCGAGGCACCGCAGGTCGCCTCGCCGCTTGGTCTGTACGACTCCTGTCCGATCTCCGACGGTGCAGCGGCGCTCGTGATCACCAGCGAGTCCTACGCCGAGGAACACGACCTCGACGCACCCGTCGCGATCACCGGGTCGGGGCAGGGTGGCGACCGGATGGCGCTGCAGGACCGCGAGTACCTCGCGCGCTCGCCAGCCGCCCGCAGCGCTGGCGAGGAGGCCTACGCCGACGCGGACGTCACGGCCGACGACGTCGACTTCGCCGAGGTCCACGACTGCTTTACGATCGCCGAAGTGCTCGCCCTCGAGGCGCTCGACCTCGAGTCGACCGGCGAGGGGATCGCGGCCGCTCGAGACGGTCGCACGACCGCCGACGGCGACCACCCGATCAACCTCTCCGGCGGGCTGAAAGCGAAGGGCCACCCGGTCGGCGCGACCGGCGTCTCCCAGGTCGCCGAAGTGACCTCGCTGCTTCGCGGCGACCACGCCAACAGCGATCACGTCGCCGACGCGACGACCGCACTCACGCACAACGCGGGTGGCACGGTCGCGAGTGCGGTTGTTCACGTACTGGAGGTGGTCGCATGA
- the meaB gene encoding methylmalonyl Co-A mutase-associated GTPase MeaB: protein MNAADEQLLEDLLAGKHRALARTISKIENRSSGYRDLVSELYAHTGDADVIGITGSPGAGKSTLVDKLAEAYRERGETVGVIAIDPSSPFTGGAVLGDRIRMASTVGDMDVFVRSMSARGTLGGLSTATADAVKAMDAFGKDKIIIETVGAGQNEIDIVRTADSVAVLVPPGSGDSVQTLKAGILEIADVFVVNKADRPGADRTVQELREMIELGEGTGFGGGAGHHGADAMDTDADATDVDGAGDGWTPPIVETVATEGDGVETFIDALGDHRTYLEESGILAERTRQRYAEEIRTLLREDVHAMLEDELERAGGVDGLAEAVRRGETDPYEIAGGALDPVETCLDELEYESLELPSE, encoded by the coding sequence ATGAACGCCGCCGACGAGCAGTTACTCGAGGACCTCCTGGCCGGCAAACACCGGGCGCTCGCGCGGACCATCTCGAAGATCGAGAACCGTTCGTCGGGCTATCGCGACCTCGTCTCGGAGCTGTACGCCCACACCGGCGACGCCGACGTGATCGGGATCACGGGCAGCCCCGGCGCTGGCAAGTCGACCCTCGTGGACAAACTCGCCGAAGCCTACCGCGAGCGCGGGGAGACGGTCGGGGTCATCGCGATCGACCCGTCGTCGCCGTTTACCGGCGGCGCGGTGCTCGGCGACCGCATCCGGATGGCCTCGACGGTCGGCGACATGGACGTCTTCGTCAGGTCGATGAGCGCCCGCGGGACGCTCGGTGGCCTCTCGACGGCCACGGCGGACGCCGTCAAGGCGATGGACGCGTTCGGCAAGGACAAGATCATCATCGAGACCGTCGGGGCGGGCCAAAACGAGATCGACATCGTTCGCACCGCCGACAGCGTCGCCGTCCTCGTCCCACCGGGCTCGGGCGACTCGGTCCAGACGCTGAAAGCCGGCATCTTAGAGATCGCCGACGTCTTCGTCGTCAACAAGGCCGACCGTCCCGGTGCCGACCGCACGGTCCAGGAGCTCAGAGAGATGATCGAACTCGGTGAGGGAACCGGTTTCGGTGGTGGTGCAGGCCACCACGGCGCGGACGCGATGGACACGGACGCGGACGCGACGGACGTAGACGGCGCGGGCGACGGCTGGACGCCGCCGATCGTCGAGACGGTCGCCACCGAGGGCGACGGCGTCGAGACGTTCATCGACGCGCTGGGCGACCACCGGACGTACCTCGAGGAGTCGGGGATACTCGCCGAACGGACGCGACAGCGCTACGCCGAGGAGATTCGAACGCTGCTTCGCGAAGACGTCCACGCCATGCTCGAGGACGAACTCGAGCGCGCTGGCGGTGTCGACGGCCTCGCCGAAGCGGTCCGACGGGGTGAGACGGACCCGTACGAAATCGCCGGCGGCGCGCTCGACCCCGTCGAAACGTGTCTCGACGAACTCGAGTACGAGTCGCTCGAACTGCCGTCTGAGTAG
- a CDS encoding cobalamin B12-binding domain-containing protein — protein sequence MTSEQEQQSIRCLVAKVGLDGHDRGAHVIARAFRDAGFEVIYSGLHKAPDEIVQATVQEDVDVLGISILSGAHNTLVPKIMDGLEEYDALEDTMVLVGGVIPDEDKDQLKDEGVAAVFGPGTSIEETIEFVRENAPER from the coding sequence ATGACTAGCGAACAGGAGCAACAGTCCATTCGATGTCTCGTCGCCAAAGTCGGCCTCGACGGTCACGACCGCGGGGCCCACGTCATCGCCCGGGCGTTCCGCGACGCCGGCTTCGAGGTCATCTACTCCGGACTGCACAAGGCTCCCGACGAGATCGTCCAGGCGACGGTCCAGGAGGACGTCGACGTCCTCGGCATTTCGATCCTCTCGGGTGCACACAACACGCTCGTCCCGAAGATCATGGACGGACTCGAGGAGTACGACGCACTCGAGGACACCATGGTGCTCGTCGGTGGCGTCATTCCGGACGAGGACAAAGACCAGCTAAAAGACGAAGGCGTCGCAGCAGTCTTCGGACCCGGAACGTCGATCGAGGAGACGATCGAATTCGTCCGCGAGAACGCCCCGGAACGATGA
- the trkA gene encoding Trk system potassium transporter TrkA — protein MHVIVVGAGQVGSNIASSLASEHDVVVVDLDGDRVESLTYSHDVLAIQGDGTDLETLEEAGIFEADMVIASTDRDETNIVVCGTGKAVGDPFTIARVKQTQLLRTWEQSERVFGVDFMVCTNLLTAEAIVRIASLPGARDVDTFADGLVHMAEFEVDPESPIAGDTVSQADRFEPLTFAAIIRDDDVVIPRGETTIDAGDEVVVIGSVESVRDFATALTPAPTLEDASEVVVVGGSEIGYQTARLLEREGFSPRLVERDAERARKLAERLPNTLVLESDATDIDFLVREHVDESDIVVAALDSDEKNLLVSLLARRIGVDLTLSIVEYGEYVDLFETVGVDVAINPRLVTAEEITRFTREEQTENVHIVESDRAEVLEIEVDRDSLLFGNRIQDVTENLPEGVVIGAITRSGELISPRGETVVELGDHVVVFVDTAVVDEVESAL, from the coding sequence GTGCACGTGATCGTCGTTGGCGCAGGCCAGGTGGGCTCGAACATCGCGTCGAGTCTCGCCAGCGAACACGACGTCGTCGTCGTCGACCTCGACGGGGATCGAGTCGAGTCGCTCACCTACTCCCACGACGTCCTCGCGATCCAGGGCGACGGAACCGATCTCGAGACGCTCGAGGAAGCGGGAATCTTCGAGGCCGACATGGTAATCGCGAGTACGGACCGCGACGAGACGAACATCGTCGTCTGCGGAACGGGGAAGGCGGTCGGCGACCCGTTCACGATCGCCCGCGTCAAGCAGACGCAACTGCTGCGGACCTGGGAACAGTCCGAGCGGGTCTTCGGCGTCGACTTCATGGTGTGTACCAACCTCCTCACCGCGGAGGCGATCGTCCGCATCGCCAGCCTGCCGGGTGCCCGCGACGTCGACACGTTCGCGGACGGCCTCGTACACATGGCCGAGTTCGAAGTCGACCCGGAGAGCCCCATCGCAGGCGACACCGTCTCCCAGGCCGACCGCTTCGAGCCGCTCACGTTCGCCGCGATCATCCGCGACGACGACGTCGTCATCCCCCGCGGCGAGACGACGATCGACGCCGGTGACGAGGTCGTCGTCATCGGGAGCGTCGAGAGCGTCCGCGACTTCGCCACCGCTCTCACGCCCGCGCCGACGCTCGAGGACGCGAGCGAGGTCGTCGTCGTCGGCGGCAGCGAAATCGGCTACCAGACGGCACGACTGCTCGAACGGGAGGGATTCTCGCCTCGGCTCGTCGAACGCGACGCCGAGCGCGCTCGTAAACTCGCCGAACGGCTGCCGAACACGCTCGTCTTGGAGAGCGACGCGACCGACATCGACTTTCTCGTCCGCGAACACGTCGACGAATCGGACATCGTCGTCGCGGCGCTCGACAGCGACGAGAAGAACTTGCTCGTCTCGTTGCTGGCACGGCGTATCGGCGTCGATCTCACCCTCTCAATCGTCGAGTACGGCGAGTACGTCGACCTCTTCGAGACCGTCGGCGTCGACGTCGCGATCAATCCCCGACTCGTCACTGCCGAGGAGATCACCCGGTTTACCCGTGAAGAACAGACAGAAAACGTCCACATCGTAGAGAGCGACCGCGCTGAAGTACTCGAGATCGAGGTCGACCGCGACAGCTTGCTGTTCGGAAACCGCATCCAGGACGTGACGGAAAACCTTCCGGAGGGCGTCGTCATCGGTGCGATCACCCGAAGCGGAGAGCTGATCTCCCCGCGTGGCGAGACCGTCGTCGAACTGGGCGATCACGTCGTCGTCTTCGTCGACACCGCAGTCGTAGACGAGGTCGAATCCGCACTGTGA